The Cylindrospermum stagnale PCC 7417 genome segment GACCTAGTTAGGTAAAACTATCACTCAAATAGTTTTTGAAACTCGCGATGCTGGAAACAGCTGGCGAGTTTCATACTTTTTAAAGCAGCTAAATTAATTTTTCTAAACTTCCTAGCTAAAAGTCTACTTTACCTACAATTATTATAGGAAAGTAGCAAATCATCCGTTCTAAATTTAGAGGCGAAGATAAATTATGGCGCAATCAGTAAATGCATCCAAGAATCTCCCTAGCGATCCGAGAAATAGAGAGGCTGCTTTTCCCGCAGGACGCGATCCCCAGAAAGGTGACCTGGAAACCCCAATTAATTCTTCTCCCTTAATCAAGTGGTTCATTAATAACTTACCCGCTTATCGCCCAGGTCTTAATCCTGGTAGACGTGGGCTAGAAGTTGGTATGGCTCATGGTTACTTGCTATTTGGGCCCTTCTCCAAGTTGGGACCTCTACGGGAGGCATCTAATGCTAACTTAGCTGGGTTACTGGCAAGCATAGGCTTGGTTGTGATTCTCACCGCCTGTCTATCCCTATATGCCAACAGCAATCCTCCCAAAGCACTTCCCAGTGTTACTGTGCCTAACCCGCCAACTGATGCTTTTAACTCCAAAGAAAGCTGGAATAACTTTGCCAGTGCTTTCTTGATTGGTGGCATTGGTGGTGCAGTAGTCGCTTACTTTGTGACTAGTAATTTGGGACTGATTCAAGGTCTATTGGGTTAATTTAATTTTTGGTAATTGCTACTTTGTCAGTTGTCAGTGGTAATCAGAAAAACAACTGGTGGATGACAACTAATAACTGACAGTGGTGATTACCAAAAGTAATTCTTGGGTCATATAACAAATTGGGGTTCAGTTAGGTCGAGGGGGAGTATTATCTCCCGCCCCTCCCAATTAGAACCGGACGTGCAACTTTCGCTACATCCGGCTCCCGACAATCTTAAGTATCCTTTTTGCTCATGTGAATATATTGGTGACAGGATTGATGCACTGCCATCATATTTTTGGGTTTCCAGTTATTGTGGTTGCCATCAATGTGATGGAGGTGTATATTTTCACCGTCTATGAACCGAAGACCGCAACACCCACACTTATGGTCTTGCTTGATTAAAACTTTGGCTGTTATCCCGTCGTAGTGTTTGGATTCTCTTTTACTCCAGTAAACAATATCACCATTAAATGGGGAAGCATCCCCCTTAACCATGATGTGTTTGTTTTCTGAATATGAAACTGCTGGGAATGCTTTATCTATTAAAGCATCCGTTTGATGGCGGTTAAGTTTGGGTTCTTTATTAAAGACATTCCATGTTCTCAAACGGGTAAACCACAATGAGAATCTTGAACCATCCATCTTACAGTAACGGTGGTAGTTTCTCCATCCCCTAATTATGGATGCAAGTTTTTCAGCTTTAACTACAGCACCATAATTCGAGTTGTTGACTATGGCTTTAACTTTCTTACGAAACGCTAAATAGTTATCCTCTGAGGGGGTACATCTAAACTTTCCGTTTTTTTGGACTTTAAATTGCCAACCTAGAAAATTAAATCCGTTAGTCGCGGAGACAAATCGGGTCTTCGCTGTCTTAATATTTAGACCCCTAACACGCAAGAATTCTATAATTCCATCAAAGACTTTTGCTTGGTTGTCGCCTTTCTTAAAAATATAAACCATGTCATCTGCGTATCTCACAGATTTATGTATGGCTTCTATTCCATGTAGGGCAATGTTGGCAAGCACTGGGCTGCACACGCCACCTTGAGGTGTACCTTGTTCAGGGAATTCAGGATTAACCCCTACTTTCAGGCATTTCCATAGTCCCAATTTTACACAAGATGGTGCTATTACTTGGGACATGAGGTGATTGTGGCTGATGCGGTCGAAACATTTTTCAATATCCATTTCTAGGATTATTTTGTCCTTACCGTGAGACTGTGACCTCAAATTATCAAATAGATATTTCTGAGCATCATGGGTCGAGCGACCAGGACGGAACCCGTAGGAACGTTCATGGAAAATTGCTTCGTGTGCAGGTTCAATGGTGTATTTGATAATACATTGCCATGCTCTATCCGCGATGGTGGGAACCTTAAGTATTCTTTTGGTTCCGTCCTTTTTAGGAATAGGTATCTCTCTTAGCTTACTGTGAGTCCAGGTTTTGACCTGTTCTTTTAGTAGGCTATCGAGTTTAAACCGTTCCTTATAGGTTAGAGATGCTTTACCATCGACCCCGGCAGTTTTCTTGCCAAGATTAAGCTGAGTCACTTGACGAATTGCTAGTAATCTTGCACTTCGGGACTTCAGTATCAGCTTTTGAAGACTGTTGGCTCGTTTCCTATCACCAACTCGAACCGCTTTCCACAAACGACATTGGAGGCGAAAGAGGTTTTTGCGGAGTTTCTTCCACGGTAAACTCTTCCAAAGTTCACTATCACTATTACTAGTAATGTGTCTAACCATACTCACCTTTGTAATATGTGTTCTGATTGCCTCGAAGCAATTACGCTTCGTCTTACCCGATGGCAGGAATTCCGCGTCTCGTCTCGCCTACAGGGGTTTCGACCTATCCCCTGACTTGACCATCGTTTTTATTCGTTCCGACCCGTGGATTGTGATGATGTTTTAGGACAGACCAGTTCGCCTATACCCTTCTCGGAGATTGCATCTAGGTCGGCTGTCTGATGCGAGAGTTGTGGGTATAAAGTCGGCATTGTTTTATCCAGGTTACCGCTTCGTATTAAGACGTTTTTCTAGGTCTAGTTTATCCATGACATCTCCCCATTAGCGCCAGTGTGGCTACCTGCTTTGATTTTCCTCTGATTGCGCCCTGCTTCCAGCTTCACTCTGTAGGATTCCGAGCCTACTCGGTGTGGACAGGTAAGGAGTCAACTGTCTCCTCAGTGGTGGGACTTACACCCACATCCATTGGTCAGTTATAAACATTTTGGAGGTATTACCTCCGCGTGTTCACACAAGGTTATGTATTTACCTTGTAACGAATCGCACAGCCGGGATACGCGCAAAATAGGACACGTTGTAAATAAATATTACAGAGCGTGTTTT includes the following:
- a CDS encoding photosystem I reaction center protein subunit XI, whose translation is MAQSVNASKNLPSDPRNREAAFPAGRDPQKGDLETPINSSPLIKWFINNLPAYRPGLNPGRRGLEVGMAHGYLLFGPFSKLGPLREASNANLAGLLASIGLVVILTACLSLYANSNPPKALPSVTVPNPPTDAFNSKESWNNFASAFLIGGIGGAVVAYFVTSNLGLIQGLLG
- a CDS encoding RNA-dependent DNA polymerase, yielding MVRHITSNSDSELWKSLPWKKLRKNLFRLQCRLWKAVRVGDRKRANSLQKLILKSRSARLLAIRQVTQLNLGKKTAGVDGKASLTYKERFKLDSLLKEQVKTWTHSKLREIPIPKKDGTKRILKVPTIADRAWQCIIKYTIEPAHEAIFHERSYGFRPGRSTHDAQKYLFDNLRSQSHGKDKIILEMDIEKCFDRISHNHLMSQVIAPSCVKLGLWKCLKVGVNPEFPEQGTPQGGVCSPVLANIALHGIEAIHKSVRYADDMVYIFKKGDNQAKVFDGIIEFLRVRGLNIKTAKTRFVSATNGFNFLGWQFKVQKNGKFRCTPSEDNYLAFRKKVKAIVNNSNYGAVVKAEKLASIIRGWRNYHRYCKMDGSRFSLWFTRLRTWNVFNKEPKLNRHQTDALIDKAFPAVSYSENKHIMVKGDASPFNGDIVYWSKRESKHYDGITAKVLIKQDHKCGCCGLRFIDGENIHLHHIDGNHNNWKPKNMMAVHQSCHQYIHMSKKDT